A portion of the Magnolia sinica isolate HGM2019 chromosome 17, MsV1, whole genome shotgun sequence genome contains these proteins:
- the LOC131231021 gene encoding uncharacterized protein LOC131231021 isoform X1 — MWPEIFSLRRLHLKEVEMDQPTDFPVRHKNLSVDIKGNKTDVVLCSYDDHFLVMATQIGSMGTILNARKEEGMSVNPTFNVSVIFGKRDEPMLVACARQLIEHISSCGSSRPLVLSLGLKDHSLETLKGIVSVVIENRLW, encoded by the exons ATGTGGCCTGAGATTTTCTCTCTACGGCGTCTGCACTTAAAAGAG GTTGAAATGGATCAACCAACTGATTTTCCAGTCCGTCACAAAAATCTCTCTGTGGATATTAAG GGAAATAAAACAGACGTAGTGCTCTGCAGCTACGATGATCACTTTCTA GTTATGGCGACCCAGATAGGAAGTATGGGAACAATACTAAATGCaag GAAGGAAGAAGGCATGTCAGTCAATCCAACTTTCAATGTGTCAGTTATATTTGGTAAACGAGATGAG CCGATGCTGGTAGCATGTGCACGCCAACTGATCGAGCACATAAG TAGCTGTGGTTCATCTAGGCCGTTGGTGCTCTCTCTCGGTCTCAAGGACCACTCTCTG GAGACGCTGAAAGGCATTGTTTCTGTTGTCATCGAGAATCGCCTTTGGTAA
- the LOC131231804 gene encoding UPF0481 protein At3g47200-like, producing the protein MEEHKWLYLRSFISRNPQHHLEDYIKAMEGMEDKARSCYSDNIGLQVGKEFVKMMVLDACFIVESFLRFTNTIDNILKELEQKEELEQKENELEQNEDLVSLSAMDFFRHHEEFEDPILDSIEMASLIKYDMLLLENQIPFFVLQRIFIMACPVNVPHLLEKKALRFFDPFIPKNKKIEIKDNSNYHLLHLCHSHLLPTPTNSKEEPNLSCNPKIKSVLNKYLKNLLIIFLPCSNESTLPITKPKLKPKPLQKFPCATDLQLAGVKFKKNIEKSNTILNVKFSYGVLEIPPLLIHYNSETIFRNLAAFEQCCLQPKIHVFMTYLFFMTFLLNTSKVTAFCIFQILYIFCVSLQRKTAYLTTLQGIIYGYTEIAPK; encoded by the coding sequence ATGGAAGAGCACAAATGGCTGTACCTACGTTCGTTCATCTCCCGCAATCCCCAACATCATTTGGAGGACTACATCAAGGCGATGGAGGGAATGGAGGATAAAGCGAGAAGTTGCTACTCCGACAATATCGGTCTCCAAGTGGGCAAAgagtttgtgaaaatgatggTGCTTGATGCTTGCTTCATTGTCGAGTCCTTTCTCAGGTTCACTAATACGATCGACAATATACTGAAGGAGCTCGAGCAAAAAGAGGAGCTCGAGCAAAAAGAGAACGAGCTCGAGCAAAACGAGGACCTCGTTTCTCTTTCTGCAATGGATTTCTTTCGCCATCATGAAGAGTTCGAAGACCCGATACTTGATTCGATTGAGATGGCGTCCCTTATAAAGTATGATATGCTCCTCCTTGAAAATCAAATTCCTTTCTTCGTTCTGCAGCGTATTTTCATAATGGCTTGTCCAGTGAACGTACCACATTTACTCGAGAAGAAGGCCCTTCGTTTCTTCGATCCATTCATTCCTAAGAATAAGAAAATCGAGATCAAAGATAATTCCAACTATCATCTGCTCCATTTGTGCCACTCGCATTTGTTACCAACCCCAACTAATAGCAAGGAGGAGCCCAACCTTTCGTGcaatcctaaaatcaaatccGTCCTCAACAAGTACTTGAAGAATCTACTCATCATCTTCCTCCCATGTTCAAATGAGTCCACGTTGCCTATTACTAAACCGAAACTGAAACCGAAACCGCTGCAGAAGTTCCCTTGCGCGACTGACCTCCAACTTGCGGGGGTCAAGTTCAAGAAGAATATTGAGAAATCGAATACCATCTTGAACGTGAAATTTAGCTACGGGGTGTTGGAAATCCCGCCCTTGTTGATACATTACAACAGCGAGACTATCTTTCGGAACCTCGCAGCATTCGAACAATGCTGCCTACAACCAAAAATCCACGTTTTCATGACTTACCTTTTTTTCATGACTTTCCTTCTCAATACGTCCAAGGTAACAGCTTTTTGTATATTTCAAATTCTGTATATATTCTGTGTATCTTTACAAAGAAAAACAGCCTATTTAACAACGTTACAAGGGATCATATATGGTTATACAGAGATTGCGCCTAAATAG